A window from Peromyscus eremicus chromosome 5, PerEre_H2_v1, whole genome shotgun sequence encodes these proteins:
- the LOC131911079 gene encoding mitochondrial import inner membrane translocase subunit Tim8 A-like produces the protein SSSSSSSSSSSGAGLGAVDPQLQYFIEVEMQKQRFQQLVHQMTELCWEKCVDKPGPKLDGRAEARFVNCVEHFIDTSQFILNRLEQTQKSKPVFSESLSD, from the coding sequence tcgtcgtcgtcatcatcatcgtcGTCGTCTTCGGGCGCGGGTTTGGGTGCAGTGGACCCACAGTTGCAGTATTTCATCGAGGTGGAGATGCAGAAGCAGCGCTTCCAGCAGCTGGTGCACCAGATGACGGAACTTTGCTGGGAGAAGTGCGTGGATAAGCCTGGGCCAAAGTTGGACGGTCGGGCTGAGGCCCGTTTTGTGAACTGTGTTGAGCACTTCATTGACACAAGCCAATTCATCTTAAATCGACTGGAACAGACCCAGAAGTCCAAACCAGTCTTCTCAGAAAGCCTTTCTGACTGA